In Octopus sinensis unplaced genomic scaffold, ASM634580v1 Contig09569, whole genome shotgun sequence, the following are encoded in one genomic region:
- the LOC115228122 gene encoding replication factor C subunit 4-like: MTYSAQAALRRIMEMHFKTTKFCLICNYISCIIEPIKSRCAKFRFKPLPRPLMVARLSQIASEEHVLVDPEVWVFIIRQALEKLVEISAGDLRKAINYLQTGRHLSSNITYEAILDICSVCGLFLTLVDS, encoded by the coding sequence ATGACTTACTCTGCCCAGGCTGCTTTGCGGAGAATAATGGAAATGCATTTCAAGACCACCAAGTTCTGTCTGATCTGCAACTACATAAGTTGTATCATTGAGCCAATCAAGTCCCGTTGTGCTAAATTTCGTTTCAAGCCACTGCCTCGTCCACTTATGGTGGCCAGGCTGTCTCAGATTGCTTCTGAGGAACACGTTTTGGTGGATCCTGAGGTCTGGGTATTCATAATTAGACAGGCTTTGGAAAAGTTAGTTGAAATATCTGCTGGGGATCTGCGGAAGGCCATAAATTATTTGCAGACTGGGAGACATCTGTCTAGTAACATCACATATGAAGCCATTTTGGATATTTGCAGTGTTTGTGGATTGTTTCTCACTTTAGTGGATTCCTGA